A window of Eubacterium sp. 1001713B170207_170306_E7 contains these coding sequences:
- a CDS encoding thymidylate kinase: MENKGRLIVIEGVDGSGKQTQTEKLYDRLKREGQRVMKVSYPRYDKESSAMVRLYLSGAFGSDPDSISPYIASTFYTADRYASYKEDYEDFYKDGGIVLADRYTTSNMVHQAGKISDPEERGRFMDWLSDYEFNKMELPVPDAVFFLNIPPEINFKLMEGRANKITGEAEKDIHEKSPEHLIHAYQNALELIEKYDWREIVCVAEGRLRGIEDIHEEIYERVMTSGTV, translated from the coding sequence ATGGAAAATAAAGGACGGCTGATTGTCATCGAAGGTGTTGACGGCAGCGGCAAGCAGACACAGACAGAAAAGCTCTACGACCGCCTGAAGCGGGAGGGGCAGCGGGTTATGAAGGTTTCCTATCCCCGTTATGATAAGGAATCCTCGGCCATGGTGCGGCTTTACCTGTCCGGCGCCTTTGGCAGTGACCCGGACAGCATCAGTCCTTATATCGCATCGACCTTTTATACGGCTGACCGCTACGCGTCCTACAAGGAGGACTACGAGGATTTTTACAAGGACGGAGGCATTGTACTCGCCGACCGCTACACCACCTCCAATATGGTCCATCAGGCGGGTAAAATCAGTGATCCGGAAGAGCGCGGCCGTTTTATGGACTGGCTTTCGGATTATGAGTTCAATAAGATGGAGCTGCCTGTACCCGATGCGGTTTTCTTTTTGAATATTCCGCCGGAAATTAACTTTAAGCTGATGGAGGGCCGGGCCAATAAAATCACGGGCGAGGCGGAAAAGGATATACACGAAAAAAGCCCGGAGCATCTGATCCATGCGTATCAGAATGCCCTTGAGCTCATTGAAAAGTACGACTGGAGAGAGATTGTATGTGTTGCGGAGGGCAGGCTCCGGGGCATTGAGGATATACACGAGGAAATATACGAAAGGGTGATGACAAGTGGAACGGTTTGA